The genomic window GTCATAATAGCCCTCTTACCTCAATTGCCTGGATGCCCAGCGGCGCTTGGCTAGCCACTGGAAGCATCAATGGAGCAGTTAGAATTTGGGGTGTTCCCGGAGGCCGCAGAGTCGCTAACAGCGGCATGAACTACGGACGCGGGGCCGTGACCGCCCTCGCCTGGAGTCCTGATGAGCACGTCTTACTCAATACGATCGATGATTGGGAGGGTCTGCTCCGGCTCGATTTTGCCATGAACGACCATACGATTTACCATGAGTTTGAGGGCGTGACCTCAGCAATGGCCTGGAATGCGCATAGTCATGCTATTGCAGCCGGTAACGAAGATGGAAAAGTTACCATCTGGCGCGAGGGGCTAGCGGCGCCTTCACGCGTCCTTTGGGAAAGCGGTAAAACACTCAACTCCATTGATTGGAGTCAAGACGACTTGATTCTCCTTTGCCAGGATACATCAGGAGAGATCACCGCTATGAATGTAAATAGTGAGGATGTTGCCTGGTCGATTGAAAACCTGTCAGCGACAGCAGGTTCTTATGCCAGAAGCCCGGATGGTAACCAAATCGCCGTAATCTCAAAGTATCGGAATACTTTTCGCGTTGAAATCATTGATACCGTTAATGGGCAGCGACTGAGCTTGATCGATCTCAAGACGATCATGCCTTCAAGTATGATTTGGCCAAAGCAAGGCGAGATTCTAATTTTGTCGGGAAACGGTGGAATCGTTCGCTTTTTTCCGGAATCTGACCGAGCGCCCGAACAACTTAGGCCACCGCAAAAGAATGTCGCCTTGGCAAATCCGAAAATATCCATGAGTCCGGATAATCACCTGATCTTGGTGAGCTGTGAAAATGGCAACCTCCAGCTTCTATCGGCTAGCTCTGGCAAAGTCATTTTTGAATCGCCGGGAGAAGAGAGATTGAAGCCAGTTGTCGTTTCTCACGCTTGGCATCCGAATAATACAAACTTCGCTACGTTGGGTAGTGATGGAATGATCTCAATTTGGTCCGTTTCAGAAAAGCGTGTCATCAGAGCGTTTCGAGCACACAGCGGTGAAACCGGTTCATTGGCCTGGCACCCGGATGGCAATCGCCTTGCATCGGGTGGAGAGAATGGAGATGTATTTATCTGGGACTGGGAAAACGGAGAACGCCTTCTAGAGCTTGAAGGTCATGCAGATATGATTTATGACCTCACGTGGGACCGTGCAGCACTTCGTCTTGCCTCCGCTAGCCGAGACGGCGAGGTCAGGCTCTGGGATGCTACAGCCGGAGTCCTCCTCAGTCTCGAATGAGCGTGTCTGGTAAGACTGGGAAAACAGTAAACTATTTTCGCACGGTCTTACGAATCGTTGGAGAAGTCAGTTTTGAGTTCTTCTTTGAGCCAGGCTTTCGCATAGGCCCAGCGCCGCGATACCGTTCGGTAGGAGACACCTGTCGCATCGGCGATTTGCTGGAAAGAAAACCCGGAAAAGAAACGCATTCTGACCAAATCAGCGCTTTCCGGGTCGACTGCCTGCAGCTTGGGTAAAACCTCATTCACCGCCAGTATTAGATCATCGCTCGCTGGAGCAATAATCTGCGATTCGGAGAGCGGCACCCTTTCCAAGGAGCCACCTTTCTTAAGCTGTTTGCGCGCACGTGCACGGTCGACGAGAATCCACCGCATCACTTCCGCAGCGGTCGCAAATAAGTGGGCCCGATTACGAAAACGGCTCATACGGCCAGCATCGGAGGAAAGACGGAGGAATACTTCGTGAACCAGCGATGTGGCACTTAGAGAGGAGTTGATCGGCTCGTTCGCGACTTTGAGACGAGCGAGATTTCGAAGTTCGTTGTAGACGCCCTGAAAAAGTTCGTCCGGGTCTTCAGCAGGACCACTGTAACTCAATTCTTCAGTTTGCTGATCTTGATCGTTATGTGTCCTTGGCTTACTGGACATAGGTTTCAATTACTTGTTCGGATATAGGTTTAAATGTGGTCGATGCAAGCTAGTTGGCTTGCTCTTTTGCCTCGTTTGGGAGACGCGTTTTTTACTCGGACTCTACAGTGTATTTATCGCCGAGCGAGGGTTCTCTTCTTTACCGCTGACAGACGATAACAGATTTTCTATTTATTCTCTCATTTAGATTGGCGTTCATTCGCAGCTTCAAAATCAGCATATTCGACTCCTCTGCATTACCTTAGTCATCAATCGTAGAGACGAGACGTTTTGGTCAGATTACTCTTTCCGCAGGAGCAAAAACGGGTCTTTCCGTATATTCAGATGTGGGGTCGTAGAATGATCTTGAAGCGCGAAGACTATATCGAGAATTGGCATAGAGCTCCTGACTTCGACTTGATGGTCAAGGAATTTTAGACATCCATACTAAGCCGCTTATCGTATTCACCGATCAACTACGCAAGGGTAACTGACATCCACAAGCACAACCTCGATTTACTTCGCTCATTTCCGACGCAGTTGGGTGAAGCCAGGAGGGTTCATAATGCAAAATACAAAGATGGCCCTATTGCGCTATCTGAAGATGGGTAAAGGGTCTACGTGATTTGTTTGGTGAATGAATAGAATTTTTCCGATTTTGCGGTTGATCCTTTTTAGGCCTTCCTGAGAAATTGACCCTCAGCGGGCGGGCTGTGCTACAATTCTTTCCCCGCCGACGATCCGATTTGAAGAAAGCAAATGATCAACCAAGCCATTTTGCTTGCCTGTGTGCTTCATGGGATTTCCCACGAGTCAGTCAAAGACTTCGGACGGTTTGCTGAAACCTTAGAGATCCCGGCTTCACAAGCAGTCCAGCACCGTCAAATCTATTTCGAAAGCAGCTCTGAGACGGGCGTGGGTCGGATGGTTGATTGGGTTCCGAGCCTCAACCTATGGAGGGATGTGAGCCTGAAAATCCCTCAAGGAACTGAGATTGGCGATCTGGATGGATTGGATTGGGAAGAGAGCCTGATTTTTGGAACATTTTGGGATGGGAAAACGGGGTTTACTCGTTTTGGACAGAACGAAAAGGGGTGGCGAAATTATGGACATCGGGGTGGGTCACTAGCAGTCCAGAATCTACTGTTTTACTCCAAAAGGCAGGCGATTCATCTCGCGAAGCTTATCGAGGCTAGGATCAAATTCTATTCTGGGAAGTTTCATGATCGTGTCGGGCTGAGAAAAGCGATCGACGAAAATGAAAGAATGGGCAGGTTTCTCGGTGATCAGAACTTGGACTCTTTTAAATTGAATCTAGTGAAACCTGTAGGCGGAAACCTGGTAAACGTGGATCTAGTGATTAAAGACGGGGGTTGGATTGAGAGCGTTTCGCATCTCGGGACGGAGGAGTTTTTCCATGCAGAAAACAAAATCGTGCCCATTGAGGACGTCTTGGCATTGGTTGACCTTAACCAAATTGAAATTGAGCCAGACTCTGAGCTCGATGTATGGCTCGAGAGGAATGGAAGGGGGAGGCTCGGGGCTTACGTAGAGCCTCATCCAGTGGGCTTCGTTGTAACTGAAGTCATTGCGGGCTCTGCAGCAAAGACAGCCGGGATCTTGAAAGGAGACGTTTTGGTTGGGCTCGACTCCATTTCACTATCTGGTCTTGAAAAAGGCCAACTGAGAGATCTCTTTCTAAGCAGGCAAGACGGAGTGACCATACGGCTCATGCGAGGTTCGGATGTTATTGCGGTCGAGAACGTGGTGCCTAGGACCCAGTTCGAGGAACAAATGAACCATCTTTTTTACGGTGGCGGCGGTCAACGGTGAGGCCAACGTTGATCGGGTATGACCCGAATGCCCCTAATGTAAGCGTTGCCAGCTTTTGACCCCTCTTTAGCCTTTGCTTTTTCGGCCAATACGAACCAAAAAGGACACATCGAACTCTCGATCAAAAATTGAATTTCAAATCCGTTAAAGCCATGCCTCGTTGGACCCATCTATTTCTTACTGTCGCCTTCTTTGCCTGCGGGTCACTGCAAGCAGACGAA from Verrucomicrobiota bacterium includes these protein-coding regions:
- a CDS encoding ECF-type sigma factor translates to MSSKPRTHNDQDQQTEELSYSGPAEDPDELFQGVYNELRNLARLKVANEPINSSLSATSLVHEVFLRLSSDAGRMSRFRNRAHLFATAAEVMRWILVDRARARKQLKKGGSLERVPLSESQIIAPASDDLILAVNEVLPKLQAVDPESADLVRMRFFSGFSFQQIADATGVSYRTVSRRWAYAKAWLKEELKTDFSNDS
- a CDS encoding PDZ domain-containing protein, with amino-acid sequence MINQAILLACVLHGISHESVKDFGRFAETLEIPASQAVQHRQIYFESSSETGVGRMVDWVPSLNLWRDVSLKIPQGTEIGDLDGLDWEESLIFGTFWDGKTGFTRFGQNEKGWRNYGHRGGSLAVQNLLFYSKRQAIHLAKLIEARIKFYSGKFHDRVGLRKAIDENERMGRFLGDQNLDSFKLNLVKPVGGNLVNVDLVIKDGGWIESVSHLGTEEFFHAENKIVPIEDVLALVDLNQIEIEPDSELDVWLERNGRGRLGAYVEPHPVGFVVTEVIAGSAAKTAGILKGDVLVGLDSISLSGLEKGQLRDLFLSRQDGVTIRLMRGSDVIAVENVVPRTQFEEQMNHLFYGGGGQR